Proteins from a single region of Catenulispora acidiphila DSM 44928:
- a CDS encoding ATP-binding protein has translation MDPQGRSEQVSPQVGALAETVMIQVPADPDYLPVIRSASAHLATRLGCTLPEVADVRLAVDEAGGLLLRHTVRELRTADGAAAADGATDAAATDAPDGDLECRFVLDGSALQVVLSRQARDVVAPRKDDFGWTILSALVDDIVWRVEGTAVRVEILKRRAGGG, from the coding sequence ATGGATCCTCAAGGGCGATCTGAACAGGTATCCCCGCAGGTCGGGGCCCTGGCCGAGACGGTGATGATCCAGGTGCCGGCCGATCCCGACTACCTGCCCGTGATCCGGTCGGCCAGCGCGCACCTGGCGACCAGACTCGGCTGCACCCTGCCGGAGGTCGCCGACGTGCGTCTGGCGGTGGACGAGGCAGGTGGCCTGTTGCTGCGCCACACGGTCCGGGAGCTGCGGACCGCCGATGGAGCCGCAGCCGCCGACGGCGCCACCGATGCAGCGGCCACCGATGCCCCCGACGGAGACCTGGAGTGCCGCTTCGTCCTCGACGGTTCGGCGCTCCAGGTGGTGCTCAGCCGCCAGGCCCGCGACGTCGTCGCGCCGCGGAAGGACGACTTCGGCTGGACCATCCTGTCCGCGCTGGTGGACGACATCGTCTGGCGCGTCGAGGGTACGGCGGTGCGGGTGGAGATCCTGAAGCGCCGCGCGGGCGGCGGTTGA
- a CDS encoding SRPBCC family protein: MSDVTKSVDVEVPLRTAYNQWTQFESFPEFMSGVIAIRQLDDRHTHWVTEVAGARREFDAEIVEQLPDERIAWRSVDGDVRHSGIVTFRPLGDHTTRVTVDLEWEPEGLLEKAGGAMGVDRLQVKADLERFRQFIEERGNETGQWRGQVPETQVAAVPTGNAEPLAGTAAPLADAQQAAGPDPSANDVVDVLVAQHAQVKDLMARTAASEGADKQRLFTALVDLIKTHEKGEQRVVHPVTRSSVEGGAATANARLGEEERADQLIAEVKTMTADSPEFDAWFEQLRQAVLDHAEHEEREEFPKLRRELTAARLHTMAEELVAVQTAHN; the protein is encoded by the coding sequence ATGAGCGACGTGACCAAGTCCGTGGACGTCGAAGTCCCGCTGCGGACCGCGTACAACCAGTGGACGCAGTTCGAGTCCTTCCCGGAGTTCATGTCCGGTGTCATCGCCATCCGGCAGCTGGACGACCGGCACACGCACTGGGTGACCGAGGTCGCCGGCGCGCGGCGGGAGTTCGACGCCGAGATCGTCGAGCAGCTTCCCGACGAGCGCATCGCCTGGCGCAGCGTCGACGGCGACGTGCGGCACAGCGGGATCGTGACGTTCCGGCCGCTCGGGGACCACACCACGCGCGTCACGGTGGACCTGGAGTGGGAGCCGGAGGGACTGCTGGAGAAGGCCGGCGGCGCCATGGGCGTGGACCGCCTTCAGGTCAAGGCGGACCTGGAACGCTTCCGCCAGTTCATCGAGGAGCGCGGCAACGAGACCGGCCAGTGGCGCGGCCAGGTCCCCGAAACGCAGGTCGCCGCCGTGCCGACCGGGAACGCCGAACCGCTGGCCGGCACGGCGGCGCCGCTGGCTGACGCGCAGCAGGCAGCCGGCCCGGACCCGTCGGCCAACGACGTCGTCGACGTCCTCGTCGCGCAGCACGCGCAAGTCAAGGACCTGATGGCGCGGACCGCCGCCTCCGAAGGCGCGGACAAGCAGCGGCTGTTCACCGCGCTCGTGGATCTGATCAAGACCCACGAGAAGGGCGAGCAGCGCGTGGTGCACCCGGTGACCCGCTCCAGCGTCGAAGGCGGCGCCGCGACGGCGAACGCCCGGCTCGGCGAGGAAGAGCGCGCCGACCAGCTGATCGCCGAGGTGAAGACCATGACCGCGGACTCCCCCGAGTTCGACGCCTGGTTCGAGCAGCTGCGGCAGGCCGTGCTGGACCACGCCGAGCACGAGGAGCGCGAGGAGTTCCCCAAGCTGCGCAGGGAACTGACTGCCGCCCGCCTGCACACGATGGCTGAGGAGCTCGTCGCGGTGCAGACCGCGCACAACTGA
- a CDS encoding SigB/SigF/SigG family RNA polymerase sigma factor translates to MSPDDSEYEALREYVIGEYMSYARFVAARFRLRGETQADLEQVAYLGLVKAVDNFDPDYGATFLTYATPMIAGEVRRHFRDTTWHVHVPRRAQENALAVRAVERELTQQLGRAPSAAEIGRRLDLSADEVAEAYEASAAHHTASLDVPVAMADGDGASLGDLLGDEDPGFDSVVDREALKPLLAELSPRDKRILLMKFFRNMSQAQIGAEIGVSQMQVSRLLSQIIGSLRDRLEVGKN, encoded by the coding sequence ATGTCGCCCGACGACAGCGAGTACGAGGCACTGCGCGAGTACGTCATCGGCGAGTACATGTCCTATGCCCGCTTCGTGGCGGCCAGGTTCCGCCTGCGCGGTGAAACGCAGGCGGATCTGGAGCAGGTCGCCTATCTGGGCCTGGTCAAAGCCGTCGACAACTTCGACCCCGACTACGGCGCGACGTTCCTCACCTACGCCACGCCGATGATCGCCGGCGAGGTGCGGCGCCATTTCCGGGACACCACCTGGCATGTGCACGTTCCCCGCCGCGCTCAGGAGAACGCGTTGGCGGTGCGGGCTGTCGAGCGGGAGCTGACCCAGCAGCTGGGTCGCGCGCCGAGTGCGGCGGAGATCGGCCGCCGGCTGGATCTGTCGGCCGACGAGGTCGCCGAGGCCTACGAAGCCAGCGCCGCGCACCACACCGCCTCGCTGGACGTGCCGGTGGCCATGGCCGACGGCGACGGCGCCAGCCTGGGGGACCTCCTCGGCGACGAGGACCCCGGCTTCGACTCGGTCGTCGACCGGGAAGCCCTCAAGCCGCTGCTGGCCGAACTCAGCCCGCGCGACAAGCGGATCCTGCTGATGAAGTTCTTCCGCAACATGTCCCAGGCACAGATCGGCGCCGAGATCGGAGTCTCGCAGATGCAGGTCTCCCGCCTGCTGTCGCAGATCATCGGCAGCTTGCGGGACCGACTGGAGGTCGGGAAGAACTGA